The genomic region tcgcatcgcatcgcaacgcatcgcatcgcaacgcatcgcatcgcgtcgcgtcgttttccgtcgctcacctaggacaacgggtaaaCGAAAATATCTAAGAACATCACAAAAAATCGAGTGGGGAATGTTAAAGAATGAAAATAAAGGCATATTCAGAGCAAGAATAACAGAAAAAAtgtgttggaacatgaaaggaagtttaaatacaatttagagaaaaatttatatattccTGCTGTTGAAATACTTTGAAAAATGCCAGTAAAGAAATTTGAGAAGAAAGCAACCTGGTTGCGGTCaaacgaaattaaaaaaaaaagtaagaaaatAAGAGAAAATAGGCGAAACGCAGATGTTCATAAAATATGGTTTCCAGAAGAAAGTGAAAGTGGTAGCAAAAGCTAAAACAGAAGTGTATACAAATCTATGCACTCAACTTGATATCAGGGGAAAAAACAAAGATATATAAAACAACCAAATATAGAGCAAAGGAACTTAAAAATTTTAGATAGATTAAATGTATCTAAGATGACactaataaaatactaattcacaaAAAGGCTGAAAAAAAGGGatagaaaaaataatttgtcagtttattaaatgaataaTTTGAGACAAAACCAGTTGTGTAACGGAGAGAGTAAAAACAATGGTCCAAACGAGGAAATGGTTCAAgcactttaaaaaataaagaaatgaaaagcaGTTCGACCAGATTATAATCCTGGATTAGTGTGGAAAGCATTAGGAGAGACAGAAGCAAGTTAGCTAAaacgtttatttaatagaattatgacAATTTGACACATGTCAGACTAATGAGCGAGTGGTGAGTTTGTGAAAAAATATTCCGTAAAACTCCCTTTTAAGTCCAACTTAACCATGTTTGGAACTGAATTTTGgtcagttaaaaagaaagaggaacaacgaatacaTGTGGTGGAAATGAAAATGCTTAGATGGATTATTATAGGGGATTATGTTTGGGGATtatattggcagaccaagaaaaagatggtgcgataacctaaacaatttaggaagCTAATATtcaagaagaaacaggctttaaatccTACATACAAAAAGGAAGAAAAAGAAtgttaggggaagtctaggtatGGCACCAATTGCCAAAGTGAGAGGACATAGGTTAAGCCGGTTTTGTCAAGTTCaatgtcgagacgttaatcacccaatatgaagaattgCTGATCTGTGAGTTCCTGATTggagtagaagaggaagaccaaagaagacttgCAGATTGGCTTATGTAGGGCATGTCAGCAAAGGGGAttgatattgatatgacccaagatagaaacttatggagaaatgtaattacgGAAGCCAACCTCGCATAGAAATAAACGCACAGAGAATAATGGTAATGCTGATGCTGATGAAAATTCTCTGGCATTGTCTATTGAGTTCAAGTATTCTAGCATTTAGTTTCCAAGCGAAATTACTTAAATATAACTTGTTCCATGTTCCTAGTTTTTTACAAatactaatttattttttaagacttattttttattaaaagttttttcttttttcctttttctGGTTCCATTCGCCACTTCTCCGAATGGTTTTTTTAGAACTCATCTAAGGCTCTTATTTTTGATGACAGAACAGTCAGTACCAGGTCGAGATATAGGGAAAGAATTTGAAAGTGAGACCAGTAAGACCAGTTCTTTAAAAAAAGAACATACTCATAacgatgattttttataaaaatcgaaaacgttttgttgtgatgtagccttttaagggatttttaataaaaaaaaaaatttataccttttacaaaggatttctttccaattttataCTCATAACATTCATCAGAAAACCGTTCACAAAGTCCGGTACACAAAACAGGAATCTTTAAATATGATTTATCAAGGCGAAGAACTCATCATCATTTAGCCTATATTTGCCCACTGATAAACGTAAGCCACCCGTAAAATTTACCACCCATGATTATATTGAGCTTCTTGTATCCAATTTGTGGTGAGTTGCTTTATATCGCCATTTCAGAATATTTCTGGTCCATCTATCACCCGTCAATATGCCAGCATGTCCGGCCCAAACCCATATAGTCATAGCTATTCTTTCAACTGCATCCGTGACTCCTGTTACTCTTCTTATTTCTAGGTTTGGTACTTTCTCTATATCGATAATACGTATTATTGATTTTTCCATAGCGTGTTGTGTTATTACACAGCCCATAGTcttatttaatttattgttttatcGTCAGTGCTAGCGTAGCTGCACTATATGTAAGAACCGGTAAAACACATTGGTTTACTGACTCTGATGACTAGACTTAAACATATACGCAAATAAAAAGCTATGAAATaggcgcataaatatgcagtattttacccaaaaatatgcatatttatctgGAAAATATGCATGTTATCAAAAATATTTACAGTATCTTCACATGTTTTCTTAATTAACATGTACCTGTGTATTTTATAAACTAagattatgtaattaaatatttgagtatgttaacaaataaactatattattttgaattgtggtatgtaacaataaattatcaaatgatgttcaaaattttctaataagAAATTATGGCTTCCATCTGAGtacatagaaaaacttctttcaacatcaactgatgtagctggggcatttttcaaatttacgatACTAGTTGGTTTTAATTCTAAATTAAGTGGTTGGGAAAATGTCCCAGCTACTactgatgtaattggggcatttttcaaatttacaataatagttggttctaaattaagtggttcggaaaatgtcccagctaATACCTaaaccacttcagaaagaacctggtaaccactgTTTTTCCCCATggttgctttaaaattttggaaaattttctTTCCAATATATATTACTTTTATCGTTTTGACacaatgataatttggaggattctgattgggtaatagttttctgaagctagttgttaaagtatcctaactttttattatccaacataagcgtattaatcaaacaaaaaagaatgttaagaaaacctgaagctatagttgggttttaatttcagtattttataatggctagaatattccacagggtgttagaaactttaaggaaaaacatagtttgattggtccacccggtatacaatgaaaatttatctgTTGAGCAACAAAATTCTTACAACGATATTGATAAAGTAGaaggctataaaatattaaaaaaacacttGAATCGGACaccaggtttaggaaattcgaggcattaaaaatgaacaattttttGGGCCGCCCGTTTCTTTTTGACGCACAGTGTAGTTTTATTTTACGAATGACTCTGAACTgtttattttcggcattttcaaagcacaataattattcacaattataAAAACACGGGTTCACggcttattttacaacaaaagtgaaaagtcaaaataaaaatttttacctagagataAACTGGCAGATTTTGGAACCCTTGTGCCAAGGAAAAACATGGCAAAACTATGTATAAGCctctaaattttttattagtttgaaCACCAAGAGATTTTGgcaatcaaaatttcaaactatatgcactttatgcacacttatataaaaatatgcaaaattggacatttttgcatattttatgcaaaatatggaaaatatgccatttgcatatttgcctaagtctactgATGACCTAATATCATCAGAAAAACTGTAACAACTAGAATTAAAGAAATGTAATTCCATCTGGTAGCGGGTAGCACTCCTCTATGATCCCGGTAGAGGACAAGCTACTGACTTTCTCCCATGACCAAGTCTTTGGTAGAGGACATATCTCCAACCTATCTTTCCCTCATTTTCCAATCCTTACAAAATCTCGCTATATCTCGCTACCAACCCGCACAAGTCAGCGTCGTAGTGGAATATCTAATCTTCAACATAATTGGCATGGCACAAtctagaaaaaaactattaaaagttGAATCAACAATATAGATAGGTCTGGATACCGCGTACGAAAAAAAAgcattaatagcaagctgaaaattttttaatagcttaaaggtgtctaatcggacaaactttgatgtatgggaacactggaacaggggaagttttaattgtggaacgtaattttaattgtgtaacttttcatcctgacaagtttaagATTGTGAAAACtaacaggttgtttttaagtttatacaatagaaaactttatatcatcatcattctctttgccttatccctatgcggggtcggcttccctaattgcatttctccacacaattctatcttgggccatatcaatgttaatcccctttaccaacatgtcctgtcttatcgtctccccccagctcttctttggtcttcctctcctactccttccaggaatctgcacttcagctattcttcgtattgggtggttaacgtctcgacgttgaacatgaccaaaccatcttaacctatgctctctcattttggcatcaattggtgccacacctagatttcccctaatatactcatttctaattttatccttctttgtcactccactcatccatctaagcattctcatttccgccacttgcattcgctgttcctctttctttttcactgcccaacattcagttccgtacatcatagctggtcttatggctgttttatagaattttcccttcagcttcattggaacttttctgtcacacaacacaccactcgcttctttccacttcatccatccagccctaattctactgcatgcatctccatctatttctccattactctgtaataccgatcctaggtacttaaaactattgctttttacaatcatttcaccatccaaagataccattttatttgtagtagctccatctttaaatgaacattccaaatactctgtttttgtcctactaagttttaaacctttttcctccagagcttgtctccactgttccagtttttgttctaagtctctttcactatttcctactaacacgacatcatcagcatacattaagcaccatggaatgttaccctgtattttcgctgttatctggtccaaaactaatgagaataaatacggactaagcacagaaccttgatgcaatcctactttcacatgaaatttatcagtctctcccacacctgtcctaacactagtcgttactccctcatacatatccctcacaatctttacatattcaccagggactcctttcttattgagtgcccaccacagaatctctcgaggaactctatcatatgctttctcaagatcaatgaataccatatgagcgtttgtttctttactcctgtatttttccatcgactgccttataatgaaaattgcatctgttgttgatctaccctgcataaagccaaattgattctcggatatttcggtttcttcacgtatccgtctatcaattactctttcccatattttcatggtgtggctaagcagttttatagccctgtagtttgtacattgttgtatatctcccttgtttttgtaaacaggtaccagtatactgcttctccattcgtctggcatttgtccaacttccataattctattaaatagacctgctagccaccttgttcctgtctctcccaatgctctccatacttccccaggaatatcatctggtcctaccgcttttcctttctttattttttgaagcgcttgagccacttcctcgttggttattttggtgaccattgctgctactgtctccgttgactctacaggctgtctgtcaaattcttcatttaataagctgtcaaagtactttctccatctctttttgacatccctttcgtgaactagtattttattattttcatctcggatacatctaatctgattaaaatcttttgctttctttgctctctgtttggctattttatatatcttcgtttcgccttccctggtatcaagttgatcgtataggtttgaaaacCTATACGATATAATagaaaactttatataatatatgaaaaaatatttgtctgACAAataggttgggcattttaataattccgacacgaataacatgtcaaatgacaggaattgtgTTGATggcaaatagcagtctgatttttgcatgagagtttaatgcaagggtaacaaatcaattggattaGATTACAAAATAAATGGAACATTTTTGTAATATGACGTTccaaacctgtaacctgttccattgttaaattaaaacgtcccctgttccagtgttcccgtatatcaaagtttgtccgactagacaccagcaagctattatcaaattttcagcttgctattaataatcttttttttttggtacgcgtgatCCATGCCTAATACTAAGTATCATTTATAGATTGAATTTTATTAGGTAATGATTTTTGATCGTAGTGTATCTCAATTTAAGCCATCTACCCTTAAAGAGCAAGTCAAATCTAATTCCTTTACAAAATATACATATCGACTTGTCGAGTCTAACATTCAGAATCGTCGTCTCTGGCTCGCATCTGGCTTTGTATATACGTTCTAAGGTCCACTTCGAACGTCCACTGACCGTATACGCGCCTAGTTTGAATGCCCATTGTTTATCCATGCTTCAGATACTTGAAACAAATGAAACAATCGCGACTAACTTTAGTTCTGCACCGTGCATTTCCAAACTGACCACTACCATGAACTTATCTCAACGCCTTCTTTATCACCGTCCTACCGTGTGACGTCCACAATTGCGGGTATCAATTGTTTGTTCTGCTGGACACACCGGACGTGAATACTTGGGGGTTTGCCGGGGGGATGCGGTAGAGAGGACTCTctccctgtatattgacatttccCAGTTTGAATATCTGTGTATTTCGAATATGTTTACCTTTGTTTGACTGTATTTGCTTAAGGATAGATACGTCGGCGAGATCTGGAAAGAGGAACAAAAGTAAATATATACAACTCATTTTCGCAAACTTCAGAAAGTCAAATTATTGGGTcaatttttataatcttcaaaacTTATATATAATATAGAAATCATATAGACCGGTATGTTTATTGAATACAATGGGaaaattgcaagaaaaattactatgtaaaaaattaaatcaaataagaacagaaattggattacatcctggtcagtatggttttaggaaaggtagatcaacagaagatgcaataaataaagtatttgaaaaagtaaatttttttttccataatcatcactacgattatgattattacaattacaatctggtcatacttgaccaatgagcaattttaatctaacctaaattattaatgtttcttaaaattaagagcttaccccatagcgtctcttatctaacctaacaagatagtgcactattctagcatACACACTAAAGCGCACAATCagtatgctctgcttttcactaccacctatcacttaaactagttcataaggctttgtcctcttcagtcttctaacttgcccagtggtatcgaggagctggattgcctcaatattctcgtgcatatgaagtcgttgctcgtgacttcctgccatcttcttgatgattaaatccacagtttccattcctaggtccttatggagatcactgtttgtaacataccaaggagcatctacaatatttcttagcATTTTGTTCTGGAATATttgtattactgttatattacttggtctagtacacccccatagtgggcatccataagtccatacaggtctcaatatttgtttgtaaattagtaacttattatgcatcgacaatgtggagttacttccaattagccaatacattttttaaaatcttatatttagttcttccctttttttcttaacgtgcaccttccagcgtagttttgcatctaatgttatacccaaatacttagcagtatctgcatatggtacttggatattgttgattataactggtatatattctatttttttgttggtgaaattaacatggacAGATTTAGTTTCATTCAAcctgattctccatttttgtgtaatagtaaatgaaagcataaaaaagtatgttttaatgatctttatagacgtgtcttttgacaatctttggtggccgtcattctttgaaagacttcgaagaatgagatgtccaaagaatctgtacggaagtctcagaaactactgtcaatactgatatgcaagcctaagctgtccaacaggaaaaatgacaaaacatatcacaaaaggatgtccacaaggatcagtatgtggacctatgttctgggatgtaatgctagaggaactgttggaacaattgactatagatcctgaagtacttggaagcatagcatatgcagatgatttgttgttgatcatagatgccAACTccagaagagaattagaaaataaatcaaatgaagtattaataagagtaaatgattggatgaataaagtaaaattaacaatatcagattcaaaaacaacatatagtttaattaaaggaaatttagaaagagatccaattataaaaattagaggaaaaacaataaaaagaaaaagggaaacaagatatttaggtattataatagacgaacaaaaattatttacaaaacgcatgagttgtgtctgtgaaaaggcaacaaagatcatgcatagcattgctagtctagcacagaaggaatatagaatttcgttccgacagatgagaatatacctaagtacaatacttgcatcaattgtagggtacggttcaagtgtatgggcacatagattaataaataaaaaaaatgcagaacaattaaatagagctcagaggggatttcttgtaagaatgacgggagcatttggaacaactgcaacacaggcactcacagttttaactgtagtaatgccaatgcatttagaaacacaaaaaagagcatgtaattattggctaaatatgaaaaaatgatacaaataataggattagatataagaaataaaagagaattaaaagaaataataaatagaaaaagacaaaatgaatgggaaaatttaacaaaatctagacgtttatacaattttataccaatattagaaaacattccaaattattttaatccaaaacaaggtttagtacactttttaacaggacatggaccgtacccaatatatttggaaagatttaccttaaaagatgatgcatattgtgaatgtggagaactaggtacaccagaacatatagtgttacattgtgaaaatactatagaaaattaagaacatagagaaatgagaagaagattagaaagaattgaaataagagatatattacaaaatgaagaatactttggaatattaaacaatctaacagaaataatatctaaaaaacaaccagaaatttataataatagaagaagacaaaaaataatccaaccctgatgaagttgagtaagataaagttaaaataaataaaataaaatataaattcaaaaatagatatttacaattataataatcaTAATTCaatctaaaataaataaataaaaataataattcatta from Diabrotica virgifera virgifera chromosome 3, PGI_DIABVI_V3a harbors:
- the LOC126882464 gene encoding uncharacterized protein LOC126882464, whose translation is MVSLDGEMIVKSNSFKYLGSVLQSNGEIDGDACSRIRAGWMKWKEASGVLCDRKVPMKLKGKFYKTAIRPAMMYGTECWAVKKKEEQRMQVAEMRMLRWMSGVTKKDKIRNEYIRGNLGVAPIDAKMREHRLRWFGHVQ